The sequence ATGACGAGCATATCGCCGTCTGTCTGGCCGCGACCGGCCGGGTGATCGGCGACGTGTTCGCCATGCCGGAGCCGCCCGACAATTATTCCGTCGGCTGGAACTTCAATGCGGCGTTCTCCGGGGCTGGCTTCGCTACCGAGGCGGCGCGGGCGCTGTTCGACTATCTGTTCACGGTGAAACAGGCGCGGCGGCTCTATGCCTATGTCGAGGAGGACAATTCCTCCTCGCGACGCTTGTGCGAACGGCTCGGCATGCGCGCGGAAGGGCTGTTCCGGGAGTTCATCTCCTTCCGGCAGGATGAGCGCGGCAAGCCCGT comes from Ancylobacter polymorphus and encodes:
- a CDS encoding GNAT family N-acetyltransferase encodes the protein MDAIRTERLILRNFRAEDAPDLLAYLREPGASCFLSLKLDDLAAAEAEATERAGNDEHIAVCLAATGRVIGDVFAMPEPPDNYSVGWNFNAAFSGAGFATEAARALFDYLFTVKQARRLYAYVEEDNSSSRRLCERLGMRAEGLFREFISFRQDERGKPVYENTMQYALLRREWEAAG